The stretch of DNA ATTATTTACTCAGTGTGAACTGGGTCTTCAACAGAAGAACGCTGGGAAGTGCCAAACTCGAATTTGGAGTATTTGCACTAATTGGAGTAATAGGACTGTTTTTAAATGAAATATTTATATGGTTTTTTACAGATTATCTGCAAATTTATTACTTGCTTTCCAAGATCATTGCCGCTGCAATTATCTTGTTCTGGAATTTCTTTGCCCGGAAAATCACATTGTTCAGATAATTGAAGTTAAACAATGACACTGACTTAACAAATGAAAATATTATTAACGAATAAAAAGTAATAATGGGCCTTTATCAAACTCTTTTAACGGTGAATACATGGTTAACCAAGAAAAAACAGCGATAATAATAGGTGCAGGTCCCGCAGGTTTGACAGCTGCCTATGAACTTTTAGATAAAACTGATATCAAACCAATTATTTATGAAGAAAGTGACTATATTGGAGGTATATCAAAAACCATCAATTATAAAGGTAATCGAATAGACATTGGTGGACACCGATTCTTTTCGAAATCTGAACAGGTTATGGATTGGTGGATGAATATATTGCCCCTTCAAGGAGCACCAGCCCGGGATGATGGTGTTCTTGGGAGGGATGTGCCATTAGCAACTGAATATTCATTTAAAGACATCCATTCCAATGAAACCGTTAAAATACCTGCACCTGATCCTGAAGAAGTTGATAAAGTCATGCTCAATCGTAGTCGGTTATCTCGCATATTTTTCTTGCGGAGCTTCTTTGATTATCCTGTGTCCCTTAACTACAACACTTTCTCCAATTTGGGAATTAGTAGAACTGTTAAAATAGGTTTGAGTTACATTAAAACATCTTTTCATGAAATTAAACCTGAAAAATCATTAGAAGACTTTTTTATTAACCGTTTTGGTGTGGAACTGTACCATACTTTTTTCAAAGATTACACTGAAAAGGTTTGGGGAGTTGCCTGTAGCGAAATTACTGCAGACTGGGGATCCCAGAGGATAAAGGGACTTTCCATTACCAAGGCCATTACTCATGCTTTGAAAAAGAGTTTCACCAGGGATTCATCTATATCCCAGAAAAATGTGGAGACAAGTTTAATTGGACAGTTCATGTACCCTAAACTGGGACCCGGTCAGTTATGGGAAGAAGTTGCCAGAATAATTGAAGAAAATGGTGGAACGATCCATAAAAATCACAGGGTAACTGGCATAATCACTGAAGAGGATCAGGTATCTGGAATTAACGTGTTAGATACAACAACTGGTGAAACTCATAAAAAAACTGGTGATTATTTCTTTTCAACCATGCCAGTACGTGACCTGATAAATTCATTTGAATCTAATGTACCTGAGGATGTTTCAGAGGTGGCCAATGGTCTCATGTACCGTGATTTTATTACTGTTGGCCTACTACTTGATGAATTAAAAATAAAGAATGAAACCAAAAACCCTACTGTAAATAATATTGTACCAGATAACTGGATTTACATCCAGGAACGTGACGTTAAATTGGGCAGGCTTCAAATATTCAATAACTGGAGCCCATATATGGTCAAAGATGAGAATGATACATGGATCGGCCTTGAATATTTCTGTAATGAGGGTGATGAACTCTGGAGCATGTCAAAAGATGAA from Methanobacterium sp. Maddingley MBC34 encodes:
- a CDS encoding putative membrane protein (PFAM: GtrA-like protein); the encoded protein is MRVTLKTIGRKLIKDQTDKTIVQLFRYVFVGGAAFIVDFGSLFIFTEFFGIYYLISAAIAFILGLIANYLLSVNWVFNRRTLGSAKLEFGVFALIGVIGLFLNEIFIWFFTDYLQIYYLLSKIIAAAIILFWNFFARKITLFR
- a CDS encoding protoporphyrinogen oxidase (PFAM: Flavin containing amine oxidoreductase); this translates as MVNQEKTAIIIGAGPAGLTAAYELLDKTDIKPIIYEESDYIGGISKTINYKGNRIDIGGHRFFSKSEQVMDWWMNILPLQGAPARDDGVLGRDVPLATEYSFKDIHSNETVKIPAPDPEEVDKVMLNRSRLSRIFFLRSFFDYPVSLNYNTFSNLGISRTVKIGLSYIKTSFHEIKPEKSLEDFFINRFGVELYHTFFKDYTEKVWGVACSEITADWGSQRIKGLSITKAITHALKKSFTRDSSISQKNVETSLIGQFMYPKLGPGQLWEEVARIIEENGGTIHKNHRVTGIITEEDQVSGINVLDTTTGETHKKTGDYFFSTMPVRDLINSFESNVPEDVSEVANGLMYRDFITVGLLLDELKIKNETKNPTVNNIVPDNWIYIQERDVKLGRLQIFNNWSPYMVKDENDTWIGLEYFCNEGDELWSMSKDEFSEFAISELAKIDIIDPADVKDHVVIKVKKTYPAYFGTYDHFPVIKKFTEGFENLFLIGRNGMHRYNNMDHSMLTAMAAVDNIIKGKTSKDNLWQINAEEEYHEEK